A part of Aspergillus flavus chromosome 1, complete sequence genomic DNA contains:
- a CDS encoding putative DEAD/DEAH box helicase, which translates to MAGGHSAHDVSSKKSLSTPLSAKKSHKRKRDLDGSVVSTSTPTPTKKPKKTQSPSSTPTPLKESRKKKRKSESAASGAVQEESSQEESAVSPVSRKKASSSKNDSKDKTKKKSKKANRESLRGNNDSSEELGDIEEPNSDEERNVEKHVKSKDIDAMSEEEYNAKPQKNKYSGILSKFEKAVKATESAKAKSGEEDVENESTGPITAEPVIAQGLEPLPQPEAVPEQDEKPSYSSLPSWLANPLRTSAEEKTPFSSLGIEENVLRILESNGYKEAFAVQSTVIPLLLQGSKNHPGDICISAATGSGKTLSYVLPLVTALEQVPAPRLRGLIVVPTRELVKQAREACELCAAGSGLRVASAVGNVAIKEEQRSLMRVDEVYGPENFKLRQQDKLTDNDWLNFSLQDYISDAGDQSESLPGYIRKAEPNVDILICTPGRLVDHIRYTKGFTLKHLEWLVIDEADRLLNESFQEWVDVVMNSLDARKDAGTFGFSGKFLANLGLPIQTKDPRKVILSATMTKDISKLNSLRLSNPKLVIVGSAEQATSREDESGIHDRIGDQYTLPPRLKEYSLSVGDGSQKPLYLLRLLLTHIKVNVNKTTKRALTKTSVSDDSSSEDSTSEESSSEDSDSTSDSESSDSDTDSETSSSDESSSGDSDDSSESDDSSASEDEVSVDVKADKSRPRASVLIFTKSSESASRLSRLLALLDPSLAKEIGTIIKSNKSSASRKTLTAYRQGKISIIIATDRASRGLDLQSLTHVVNYDVPTSITTYVHRVGRTARAGREGSAWTLVAHREGRWFTNEVIQTSDNRITRSTKVQKVAMKLDNMKDLKSKYRQALDALEKEVKTGGTGKATRTEK; encoded by the exons ATGGCTGGTGGCCACTCTGCGCATGATGTCTCTTCGAAGAAAAGTTTATCGACTCCCCTGAGTGCGAAGAAATCTCacaagaggaagagagatcTTGATGGCTCCGTCGTCAGTACCTCGACTCCAACGCCGAccaagaagccgaagaaaacCCAGAGCCCTTCGTCCACCCCTACACCACTCAAAGAGAGccggaaaaagaaaagaaaatccgaATCAGCTGCCAGTGGTGCTGTTCAAGAAGAATCGTCCCAGGAAGAGAGTGCTGTCTCGCCGGTCAGCCGAAAAAAGGCTTCTTCAAGTAAAAATGACAGCAAGGataaaacaaagaagaaatcgaagaaggctAATCGAGAAAGCTTACGAGGCAACAATGATTCATCTGAGGAACTTGGAGATATAGAAGAACCCAACAGCGACGAGGAACGCAACGTGGAAAAACACGTGAAATCGAAGGATATAGACGCCATGTCAGAGGAGGAATATAACGCAAAGCCGCAAAAGAACAAATATTCAGGAATCTTATCTAAATTTGAAAAGGCAGTCAAAGCGACGGAATCGGCCAAGGCCAAATCTGGCGAAGAGGATGTCGAGAATGAGTCTACCGGACCTATAACCGCGGAACCTGTTATAGCTCAGGGCCTGGAGCCGTTGCCTCAGCCAGAAGCAGTCCCCGAGCAGGATGAGAAGCCAAGCTATTCCTCCCTTCCGTCGTGGCTTGCCAACCCCTTAAGGACTTCCGCTGAAGAAAAAACCCCGTTTTCAAGCCTCGGGATCGAGGAGAATGTCCTACGCATTCTTGAAAGCAATGGGTACAAGGAAGCTTTTGCCGTCCAGTCTACTGTTATCCCGTTACTCTTGCAGGGATCTAAGAATCACCCTGGAGATATATGTATTTCTGCAGCCACCGGTTCGGGAAAGACATTGTCATACGTCCTACCCTTGGTTACAGCTCTAGAGCAAGTTCCAGCTCCTAGGCTCAGAGGCCTCATCGTCGTGCCTACAAGAGAACTGGTCAAACAAGCTCGGGAGGCCTGCGAGCTTTGCGCTGCTGGTTCCGGACTCCGTGTCGCTTCCGCTGTGGGAAATGTGGccatcaaagaagaacagcgTTCATTGATGCGCGTTGATGAAGTCTACGGCCCAGAGAACTTCAAACTGCGACAGCAAGATAAATTAACAGACAATGACTGGTTGAACTTTAGTCTACAAGACTATATCTCAGATGCAGGGGATCAGAGTGAATCGTTGCCGGGCTATATTCGTAAGGCTGAACCCAATGTTGATATCCTGATTTGTACCCCGGGTCGTCTTGTCGACCACATCCGGTATACCAAAGGCTTCACCCTGAAGCACCTCGAGTGGCTCGTCATTGATGAAGCCGATCGACTGCTCAACGAAAGCTTCCAGGAATGGGTTGATGTTGTAATGAACTCTTTAGACGCAAGAAAGGACGCGGGAACTTTTGGCTTTAGCGGAAAGTTCCTCGCCAATCTTGGACTTCCTATACAAACCAAAGACCCGAGAAAGGTCATCCTCAGCGCCACCATGACCAAGGATATCTCGAAGCTGAACTCTCTACGACTTTCGAATCCTAAACTTGTTATTGTTGGCTCAGCTGAACAAGCCACATCTCGGGAGGATGAAAGTGGTATCCATGATCGTATTGGCGATCAGTACACTCTACCGCCTAGACTGAAGGAGTACTCTCTCTCGGTTGGAGACGGATCACAGAAGCCACTTTATCTCCTGCGTCTGCTTTTGACGCACATTAAGGTGAACGTCAATAAGACCACAAAGCGTGCTCTGACAAAGACATCCGTATCCGACGATTCTAGTTCGGAGGATTCGACTTCTGAAGAATCTAGCTCTGAAGACTCGGACTCGACCTCTGATTCAGAAAGCTCTGATTCTGACACCGACTCCGAGACATCCAGCTCTGACGAATCAAGCTCGGGAGATTCAGA TGACAGTTCTGAATCCGATGATAGTTCGGCatctgaagatgaagtatCGGTGGACGTGAAAGCAGATAAGAGTCGCCCGCGAGCCTCTGTTTTGATCTTCACCAAGTCATCCGAATCCGCCTCACGACTTTCACGCTTGCTTGCCTTGCTTGATCCATCTTTAGCCAAGGAGATTGGAACAATCATTAAGTCAAACAAGTCATCAGCCTCCCGGAAAACACTCACTGCTTACCGTCAAGGGAAGATCTCGATCATCATTGCTACCGATCGCGCGTCTCGTGGTCTTGATTTGCAATCCTTGACTCACGTTGTTAACTATGATGTCCCAACCAGCATCACTACCTACGTGCACCGTGTCGGTCGTACCGCAAGAGCGGGCAGGGAGGGTTCTGCCTGGACCCTTGTTGCACATCGGGAAGGCCGGTGGTTCACGAACGAAGTCATCCAAACTTCTGACAATAGAATTACCAGGTCTACTAAAGTACAAAAGGTGGCCATGAAGCTTGACAATATGAAGGATCTCAAATCGAAGTACAGACAAGCGCTGGATGCACTCGAGAAGGAGGTGAAAACAGGGGGGACGGGAAAGGCTACAAGGACAGAAAAGTGA
- a CDS encoding kinase-like domain-containing protein: MSRETEGSSESSITPGKIQYKLIEYQLVDKLGYAGYSTIWLARELRRARYVAVKPVTADTSLLYSLGDSPVRLGKEIIPPLIDEFWVAGPNGKHKCIVTPPARMGLFDAKEASTFGLFRPKVAQSITAQLSSFVGRHSFTVKVLFIAPLSNGVSAHVFIPGWFGVPSDDLVFGEEKIILSDFGESFNPHKTPRFSSKTLPLLQPPEAIFSDEPLSFASDIWTLACTIWEISGQRPLFEASWPTADRVTAEQVEVLGILPPEWWGKWSRRLEWFNEKGELRPETSRSHDSIRRTWDQRFGYCIQQPRAEAGLEKMTEKEKSAFEDMLRSMLTFRPEERATAQEVLHSDWMKGWGEPALEELGYV; the protein is encoded by the exons ATGAGCCGTGAAACAGAGGGATCCAGCGAGTCGAGTATAACACCTGGTAAGATCCAGTACAAGCTTATTGAATAC CAACTGGTGGACAAGCTTGGGTACGCAGGATACTCGACTATATGGCTTGCCCGTGAACTACGAAGAGCCAGATATGTGGCAGTGAAGCCTGTTACTGCCGATACCA GTCTTCTATATTCTCTTGGGGACTCGCCAGTTAGActgggaaaagaaattattccACCCCTCATCGACGAATTCTGGGTTGCCGGTCCCAATGGGAAGCATAAATGTATCGTCACTCCGCCGGCACGGATGGGCTTGTTCGATGCTAAAGAGGCTTCGACTTTCGGGCTTTTTCGGCCCAAGGTCGCACAGTCAATTACCGCTCAGCTCAGCTCATTCGTGGGGCGGCATTCCTTCACAGTGAAAGTATTGTTCATAGCG CCATTGTCAAATGGCGTATCGGCGCATGTATTCATACCCGGCTGGTTTGGCGTTCCTAGCGATGATCTTGTCTttggagaggagaagatcatcctCAGCGACTTTGGAGAATCCTTCAACCCACACAAAACACCCAGGTTCTCCTCGAAgacccttcctctcctccagcCACCAGAGGCCATATTCTCTGACGAGCCGCTCTCCTTTGCCTCGGACATTTGGACACTTGCTTGTACCATTTGGGAGATTTCTGGTCAGCGGCCTTTGTTTGAGGCATCTTGGCCAACTGCAGACCGTGTCACCGCAGAGCAAGTCGAAGTCCTTGGTATCTTACCTCCCGAGTGGTGGGGGAAGTGGAGCAGACGACTGGAGTGGTTCAATGAAAAGGGCGAATTGAGGCCAGAGACGTCTAGGAGCCATGATAGCATACGCAGGACCTGGGACCAGAGGTTTGGTTACTGTATACAGCAGCCCCGGGCTGAGGCAGGTCTGGAGAAAATGacggagaaagagaagagtgCGTTTGAGGATATGCTTCGGTCCATGCTGACCTTCCGGCCGGAGGAAAGAGCAACGGCACAAGAGGTATTGCACTCAGATTGGATGAAAGGCTGGGGAGAACCGgctctggaagagctggGGTACGTTTAA
- a CDS encoding putative alcohol dehydrogenase (unnamed protein product), which yields MSVTFDVFRGSPEGKIVADKTTRTLEYNEVFIETTHSGLCGTDEHYLKSGQVLGHEGIGIIKALGPGVTSVKVGDRVGFGYTHSICTSCDNCETGWDQFCRNQKQYGFHDFDNGTFSYGAVWDVNCVYPIPESVSSVDAAPLMCAGATVWTVLTEFGIRSTDRVAIMGIGGLGHIAIKLAVALGCEVVVLSSSESKRAEAIEYGASEYHVFRSGEPIKDFKPVKHLLLCGSGSVSYPSLMPLMDTNGSIYPLTVAFEPSPVPMLDVLFKGVRIQGSLVASRKGIRTLLEFVARHKIVPTVMTFPLTVEGIEEAMQTLREGKMRYRGVLVKEN from the exons ATGAGCGTCACATTCGATGTCTTCCGTGGCTCCCCTGAGGGCAAGATTGTTGCCGACAAGACAACGCGCACTCTGGAATACAACGAAGTGTTCATTGAGACGACACATTCCGGTCTTTGTGGGACGGATGAACACTACCTGAAGTCGGGCCAGGTGCTTGGACACGAGGGCATCGGTATCATCAAGGCTCTCGGACCCGGTGTTACCTCGGTGAAGGTTGGAGACCGTGTGGGATTTGGATACACACATAGCATTTGCACATCTTGTGATAACTGTGAGACTG GCTGGGACCAATTCTGCCGCAACCAGAAGCAATATGGCTTCCACGACTTTGACAACGGTACCTTCAGCTACGGCGCCGTCTGGGACGTCAACTGCGTCTACCCCATCCCAGAGTCAGTCAGCTCAGTCGATGCCGCCCCTCTCATGTGTGCTGGTGCGACTGTCTGGACTGTCCTGACTGAGTTTGGTATTCGCTCGACCGATCGCGTCGCTATTATGGGCATTGGTGGCCTCGGTCACATTGCTATCAAGCTTGCTGTCGCATTGGGCTGCGAGGTTGTCGTTCTTTCCAGCTCTGAGTCCAAGAGAGCAGAAGCGATAGAGTATGGTGCCTCCGAGTACCATGTCTTCCGTTCCGGCGAGCCTATCAAGGACTTCAAGCCTGTGAAGCATTTGTTGCTGTGTGGAAGTGGTTCCGTGAGCTATCCTTC TCTCATGCCCCTCATGGACACCAACGGTAGCATTTACCCCTTGACGGTCGCATTTGAGCCCTCTCCTGTTCCCATGCTAGATGTCCTCTTCAAAGGTGTCCGTATCCAGGGATCTCTGGTTGCTTCTCGGAAGGGTATTCGTACTCTTCTGGAGTTTGTAGCTAGGCATAAGATCGTGCCCACGGTCATGACATTCCCATTGACTGTGGAAGGTATTGAGGAAGCCATGCAGACTCTTAGAGAGGGAAAGATGAGATATAGAGGGGTGCTTGTGAAGGAAAATTAA
- a CDS encoding uncharacterized protein (expressed protein), whose protein sequence is QPSHPDRLLVVKGDQPYTSSAKSLISLPAGAFFAKITTATPGDHDIYTSVATGKDSRVELNSDLVYCNHSCTPSLVFDMTRFEVRVSDDRPLTVGDELTFFYPSTEWTMVQPFQCGCGAGLRRCLGRIAGASQIDSLDLRK, encoded by the coding sequence CAACCCAGCCACCCAGACCGCCTCCTAGTAGTGAAAGGCGACCAACCCTACACATCCTCAGCCAAATCCCTCATCTCCCTACCCGCAGGtgccttcttcgccaaaATCACCACGGCCACCCCTGGCGATCACGATATATACACCTCCGTCGCAACTGGCAAGGACTCCCGAGTCGAATTAAACTCAGACCTCGTCTACTGCAACCATTCCTGCACCCCGAGTCTAGTATTCGACATGACGAGATTCGAAGTCCGTGTATCCGATGACCGTCCTTTGACTGTCGGGGACGAATTGACCTTCTTTTACCCGAGTACAGAATGGACAATGGTGCAGCCTTTTCAGTGCGGGTGTGGAGCTGGGCTAAGAAGGTGCTTGGGACGAATTGCGGGTGCGAGTCAGATTGATTCTTTGGATTTGAGGAAGTAA
- a CDS encoding beta-glucosidase-related glycosidase has protein sequence MPGAASIVAVLAALLPTALGQANQSYVDYNIEANPDLFSECLETGGTSFPDCESGPLSKTLVCDTSAKPHDRAAALVSLLTFEELVNNTANTGHGAPRIGLPAYQVWNEALHGVAHADFSDAGDFSWSTSFPQPISTMAALNRTLIHQIATIISTQGRAFMNAGRYGLDVYSPNINTFRHPVWGRGQETPGEDAYCLASTYAYEYITGIQGGVDANPLKLIATAKHYAGYDIENWDNHSRLGNDMQITQQDLAEYYTPQFLVASRDAKVHSVMCSYNAVNGVPSCSNSFFLQTLLRDTFDFVEDGYVSGDCGAVYNVFNPHGYATNESSAAADSIRAGTDIDCGVSYPRHFQESFHDQEVSRQDLERGVTRLYASLIRAGYFDGKTSPYRNITWSDVVSTNAQNLSYEAAAQSIVLLKNDGILPLTTSSSTKTIALIGPWANATTQMLGNYYGPAPYLISPLQAFQDSEYKITYTIGTNTTTDPDSTSQSTALTTAKEADLIIFAGGIDNTLETEAQDRSNITWPSNQLSLITKLADLGKPLIVLQMGGGQVDSSALKNNKNVNALIWGGYPGQSGGQALADIITGKRAPAARLVTTQYPAEYAEVFPAIDMNLRPNGSNPGQTYMWYTGTPVYEFGHGLFYTNFTASASAGSGTKNRTSFNIDEVLGRPHPGYKLVEQMPLLNFTVDVKNTGDRVSDYTAMAFVNTTAGPAPHPNKWLVGFDRLSAVEPGSAKTMVIPVTVDSLARTDEEGNRVLYPGRYEVALNNEREVVLGFTLTGEKAVLFKWPKEEQLIAPQ, from the coding sequence ATGCCTGGTGCAGCGTCCATCGTCGCCGTCCTGGCGGCCTTGTTGCCGACCGCTCTTGGTCAAGCAAACCAAAGCTACGTCGACTACAACATCGAAGCGAACCCAGACCTCTTCTCTGAATGTCTGGAGACCGGTGGTACCTCATTCCCAGACTGCGAAAGCGGTCCCTTGAGCAAGACTCTGGTCTGCGATACTTCGGCAAAACCCCATGATCGAGCTGCTGCCCTCGTCTCCCTCCTGACCTTCGAGGAGCTGGTGAACAACACCGCCAACACCGGCCATGGTGCCCCTAGAATCGGCCTGCCCGCGTATCAGGTGTGGAATGAAGCTCTCCACGGTGTCGCCCATGCCGATTTCAGCGATGCCGGTGACTTCAGCTGGTCCACGTCCTTCCCGCAGCCGATCTCGACAATGGCTGCCCTCAACCGCACCCTAATTCACCAGATCgccaccatcatctccacgCAAGGCCGTGCCTTCATGAACGCCGGCCGCTACGGACTCGACGTCTACTCTCCCAACATCAATACCTTCCGCCACCCAGTTTGGGGCCGCGGCCAGGAAACCCCAGGCGAAGACGCCTACTGCCTCGCCTCCACCTACGCATACGAATACATCACCGGCATCCAGGGCGGCGTCGACGCCAACCCTCTCAAACTCATCGCAACAGCGAAGCACTACGCCGGCTACGATATCGAGAACTGGGACAACCACTCCCGGCTCGGTAACGACATGCAAATCACCCAACAAGACCTGGCCGAATACTACACCCCCCAATTCCTCGTCGCCTCGCGAGACGCCAAAGTCCACAGCGTGATGTGCTCCTACAACGCCGTCAACGGCGTCCCCAGCTGCTCCAACTCCTTCTTCCTGCAAACCCTCCTCCGCGACACCTTCGACTTCGTCGAAGACGGCTACGTCTCCGGCGACTGCGGCGCAGTCTACAACGTCTTCAACCCGCACGGCTACGCCACCAACGAATCATCCGCCGCCGCAGACTCCATCCGCGCAGGAACCGACATCGACTGCGGCGTCTCCTACCCACGCCACTTCCAAGAATCCTTCCACGACCAGGAAGTCTCCCGACAAGACCTCGAACGCGGCGTCACCCGTCTCTACGCCAGCCTCATCCGCGCAGGCTACTTCGACGGCAAAACCAGTCCATACCGCAACATAACCTGGTCCGACGTGGTGTCCACCAACGCCCAAAACCTCTCCTACGAAGCCGCCGCCCAAAGCATCGTCCTGCTCAAAAACGACGGCATCCTACCCCTCACCACTAGTTCCTCCACAAAAACCATCGCCCTAATCGGCCCCTGGGCAAACGCAACCACCCAAATGCTAGGCAACTACTACGGCCCAGCCCCCTACCTAATCAGCCCGCTGCAAGCCTTCCAAGACTCAGAATACAAAATCACCTACACCATCGGCACAAACACAACCACCGACCCGGACTCCACCTCCCAATCCACCGCCCTCACCACCGCCAAAGAAGCAGACCTAATCATCTTCGCCGGCGGCATCGACAACACCCTCGAAACCGAAGCCCAAGACCGCAGCAACATAACCTGGCCCTCCAACCAACTCTCCCTAATAACCAAGCTCGCGGACCTAGGCAAACCACTCATCGTCCTCCAAATGGGCGGCGGGCAGGTCGACTCCTCCGCcctgaagaacaacaagaacGTCAACGCCTTGATTTGGGGCGGATACCCGGGTCAGTCGGGTGGACAGGCCCTGGCCGATATCATCACGGGGAAACGGGCCCCCGCGGCTCGGCTAGTTACGACGCAGTATCCGGCTGAGTACGCCGAGGTGTTCCCGGCTATTGATATGAATCTGAGACCGAATGGGTCGAATCCAGGACAAACTTATATGTGGTATACCGGGACGCCGGTTTATGAGTTTGGACATGGGCTGTTTTATACTAATTTCactgcttctgcttctgcggGTAGTGGGACTAAGAATCGGACGTCGTTTAATATCGATGAGGTTCTGGGACGCCCGCATCCTGGGTATAAGCTGGTGGAGCAGATGCCGTTGTTGAATTTTACGGTCGACGTGAAGAATACTGGAGACAGGGTGTCGGATTATACTGCCATGGCGTTTGTGAATACGACTGCTGGGCCGGCGCCGCATCCTAATAAGTGGCTGGTTGGGTTTGATCGGTTGAGTGCTGTCGAGCCTGGGTCGGCGAAGACTATGGTTATTCCGGTGACGGTGGATAGTCTGGCTCGGACTGATGAGGAGGGGAATCGGGTGTTGTATCCTGGACGGTATGAAGTGGCGTTGAATAATGAGAGGGAGGTGGTTTTGGGATTTACGCTCACGGGGGAGAAGGCTGTGCTTTTCAAGTGGCCTAAGGAGGAGCAGTTGATTGCGCCGCAGTAG